TCCCACGACCCGACGCGCTTGGACAGCTCTGCGGGAGCGCTCGGCAGGCCCGCCTGCTCGTACAGGTCCGAGCGATAGCAGAGAGCCATCGGGCCGATGTCGGTACCCATGCCGATGACCTTCCCGTCATCGGTGGTCGCGGCATCGCTCTTCCATGCGGGATACAAGTCGAGGTTCTTCGCCGCGGCCGTGTCGCTCAGATCCGACCACTTGTCCGACTGGTTCTGCGTCGCCTCCGCGATACGGGCGACCTCGATGCCCTGCACGTCGGCGAGCCCGCTGCCGGAGTTGAGCTTTGTCTGCAACGCCGGCCAGTACTTGTCCTCACCTTGCGTCGACTGGTAGTCGATCTCGATATCGGGGTTCTGCTTCATGTACGCGTCGAAGAGTCCGACCTCGTCGTAGCCGAACGTGCCGAACAGGCTGATCGACACGGTCGTCTTACCGTTCTCGTCCGATTCACTGCTGCCGCCGCAGGCGGCGACGACCATGGTTCCCGCGAGTACGACGGCGATCGCGGCTGTCCGCTTCTTGCGTGCGCTGAGCATAGATCCTCCCGGCCGAGATCACGGCCTTGAATGAACGCTGTGAGAGCGCTCTCACGATGTACGGCATAGAGTGACCCAGGTCACCAGGGTCTGTCAAGAGGCGGCCGCCGGCTCACGCCGACTCACGCCCGACGACCTCGGTCTCCAGCACCAGGGACGTCACCTCGAGCCCCTCGGCGGCGTCGATCAGCAGCCGAGCCATCTGGCGCCCCATCGCATCGAGCGGCTGCCGGATGGTCGTCAGCTGCGGACTCGATGACGCCGCGACGGGCACATCGTCGAAGCCCACAACGGCAAGATCGTCGGGTACGACGCGGCCACGCTCGGCGGCGACCTGGATCGCAGCGACCGCCATCAGGTCGTTGGCGGCGAACAGTCCGTCGACATCGGGAACGTTGTCGAGGAGCTCGACCATCGCCGCACGCCCACCGGCCATGCTGAAGTCGCCGGCGACGATCCGCTCAGCGGACAGCTCGACGCCCGCGGACGCCAGACCTTGTCGAAACCCCTCCAACCGATCGGGTGTGACGGTCATGTCCTCCGGACCGGTGATCGTCGCGATGCGCGTACATCCGCGCTCGAGTAGCACTCGAGCGGCGGCCGCTCCGCCGCCCAGGTTGTCGGACGAGACGTACGGCAGCGCCGGCCGACCACGCGGTGGACGACCGGCAAGTACGACGGGTACCCCGAGCTGATGGACCCGACGGGGCAGGGTGTCGTGCGAATGCACGGAGACGAACATGACGCCGTCGACGTGTCCGCCCGCGGCGTACTGCTCGACCCGCGCCCGGTCGTCGTCGGTCGCCACGATCACGAACAACAAGGGTCGACCGCGCTCGGCCGCGGCGGCGTGGGCGCCCCGAAGCACCGGCGCGAAGAACGGGTCGGAGAAGAAGACGTCCTCGGATTCCGCTACGACGAACGCCAGGGCATCACTCTGCCTGGTGACCAGCGAGCGCGCGGCGCTGTTGGGCACGTACCCGAGGTCG
The sequence above is drawn from the Nocardioidaceae bacterium SCSIO 66511 genome and encodes:
- a CDS encoding LacI family transcriptional regulator, which codes for MSENRRSAVTLEAVAARAGVSRATASRVLNGSTRVSARARDSVRAAADDLGYVPNSAARSLVTRQSDALAFVVAESEDVFFSDPFFAPVLRGAHAAAAERGRPLLFVIVATDDDRARVEQYAAGGHVDGVMFVSVHSHDTLPRRVHQLGVPVVLAGRPPRGRPALPYVSSDNLGGGAAAARVLLERGCTRIATITGPEDMTVTPDRLEGFRQGLASAGVELSAERIVAGDFSMAGGRAAMVELLDNVPDVDGLFAANDLMAVAAIQVAAERGRVVPDDLAVVGFDDVPVAASSSPQLTTIRQPLDAMGRQMARLLIDAAEGLEVTSLVLETEVVGRESA